A portion of the Sphingorhabdus pulchriflava genome contains these proteins:
- the purC gene encoding phosphoribosylaminoimidazolesuccinocarboxamide synthase, protein MTRRRKIYEGKAKILYEGPEPGTLIQYFKDDATAFNAQKKGTISGKGVINNRVSEHVFSRLAHIGIPTHFIRRLNMREQLIRQVEIVPIEVIVRNVAAGTLSKRLGIEEGTPLPHTLLEYCYKDDSLGDPLVAEEHIACFGWASQEEMQDISSMAIRINDFMCGMFAAIGIRLIDFKLEFGRLYDGDFSRIILADEISPDGCRLWDIETGEKLDKDRFRRDLGGEAEAYQEVARRLGLMPEEGEGAVLDMVTHRLRKGK, encoded by the coding sequence ATGACTCGCCGCCGCAAAATTTATGAGGGCAAAGCCAAGATCCTTTACGAAGGTCCAGAGCCCGGTACGCTTATCCAATATTTCAAGGATGACGCCACCGCCTTCAATGCCCAGAAAAAGGGTACGATCAGCGGCAAAGGCGTGATCAACAACCGCGTTTCCGAGCATGTCTTTTCGCGCCTTGCGCATATCGGCATTCCAACGCACTTCATTCGCCGTCTGAACATGCGCGAGCAGTTGATCCGGCAGGTCGAGATCGTTCCGATCGAAGTCATCGTTCGCAATGTTGCCGCCGGCACCTTGTCGAAGCGGCTGGGGATAGAAGAAGGCACGCCCCTGCCCCACACGCTGCTCGAATATTGCTACAAGGACGACAGTCTTGGTGACCCGCTGGTTGCCGAAGAGCATATCGCCTGCTTCGGCTGGGCCAGCCAGGAGGAGATGCAGGACATCTCCTCAATGGCGATCCGCATCAATGATTTCATGTGCGGTATGTTTGCTGCAATCGGTATCCGTCTGATCGATTTCAAGTTGGAATTCGGTCGCCTGTATGACGGTGATTTCAGCCGCATCATTTTGGCGGACGAAATCAGCCCGGATGGCTGCCGCTTGTGGGACATCGAAACCGGTGAAAAGCTCGACAAGGACCGGTTCCGCCGCGATCTGGGCGGGGAAGCCGAAGCCTATCAGGAAGTCGCACGTCGTCTTGGCCTGATGCCCGAGGAAGGCGAAGGGGCAGTTCTTGATATGGTCACTCACCGCCTGCGAAAGGGCAAATGA
- the aat gene encoding leucyl/phenylalanyl-tRNA--protein transferase has translation MADSRDDDESFWIEPQQRAILPLEGLHLSSSLAKVIRQDRFRVTTDCAFADVILKCAEATPDRKETWINSDIEKAFLELADRGMAHSVECWCDGELVGGLYGLSMGRAFFGESMFSRATDASKVALVWLVARLRAGGFTLLDCQFMTDHLRSLGAIEITQQHYLELLDVALGRAKASQISCVASPSPESADSSAAAAAAAGAALGDWGVLDDLLGASSPDSASSAGASSPGKLILHSLTQTS, from the coding sequence ATGGCGGATTCGCGCGATGATGATGAATCATTTTGGATCGAACCGCAGCAGCGAGCGATTCTGCCACTCGAGGGGCTTCACCTCTCATCATCACTTGCCAAAGTCATCCGGCAGGACCGCTTTCGCGTTACGACCGATTGCGCCTTTGCCGACGTCATTTTGAAATGCGCGGAAGCAACGCCTGACCGGAAAGAGACCTGGATTAATTCGGATATCGAAAAGGCTTTTCTAGAACTTGCCGATCGCGGCATGGCGCACAGCGTTGAATGTTGGTGCGATGGAGAACTGGTTGGCGGACTTTACGGTTTGTCGATGGGGCGTGCCTTTTTTGGCGAAAGCATGTTTTCGCGTGCAACTGATGCGTCGAAAGTCGCGCTGGTCTGGCTGGTGGCAAGGCTGCGGGCGGGCGGGTTCACTTTGCTCGATTGCCAATTCATGACCGACCACCTTCGGTCGTTGGGCGCTATTGAAATCACTCAGCAGCACTATCTCGAACTGCTCGATGTCGCTTTGGGGCGGGCTAAAGCGTCTCAGATATCCTGCGTAGCCTCGCCTTCGCCCGAATCAGCCGATTCTTCTGCGGCAGCAGCGGCAGCGGCGGGAGCCGCGCTGGGCGACTGGGGCGTACTCGATGACTTGCTAGGCGCTTCATCACCCGATTCCGCTTCTTCGGCAGGGGCTTCTTCTCCCGGGAAGCTCATCCTGCATTCCTTGACCCAGACGTCATAA
- a CDS encoding NADH:ubiquinone oxidoreductase subunit NDUFA12, with protein MGILAKIFTWWDGATIGTALYSARNGRLVGEDQQGNRYYQSREGARRWVIYNGANDASRVDPDWHGWLHGTFEGEPESYLPPKRSFEIEASVNPTGSRAAYRPQGAIEKGGHRAAATGDYEAWSPDAA; from the coding sequence ATGGGAATATTGGCAAAAATCTTCACCTGGTGGGATGGTGCAACCATCGGAACAGCGCTTTACAGCGCGCGCAATGGCAGGCTCGTCGGCGAAGACCAGCAAGGCAACCGTTATTACCAGTCACGCGAAGGTGCGCGGCGCTGGGTCATTTACAATGGTGCAAACGATGCGAGCCGGGTTGATCCTGATTGGCATGGCTGGCTGCACGGCACTTTCGAAGGCGAACCGGAAAGTTACCTTCCGCCAAAGCGCAGCTTTGAAATTGAAGCCAGCGTCAACCCCACTGGCAGCCGTGCCGCCTATCGTCCACAAGGCGCAATTGAAAAAGGCGGACACCGAGCAGCAGCCACCGGCGATTATGAGGCCTGGAGCCCCGACGCGGCATGA
- a CDS encoding DUF192 domain-containing protein, with protein MTSRFLTSLATALLLTSCSGVASGGASVKPGTCVAGAKISQSEAGLEQTSLCIISEAKTHAFTVEIASTPPQQAKGLMFRTELADDRGMVFPFGEKRMASFWMKNTVIPLDIIFIREDGRIENIAANTIPYSTIPVESTGPVTAVLELRGGLSAERGIKPGDKVSWTSE; from the coding sequence ATGACCAGCAGGTTTCTCACATCTTTGGCTACCGCTTTGCTGCTGACAAGTTGCAGCGGCGTGGCCAGCGGCGGAGCGTCGGTCAAGCCTGGCACATGTGTCGCGGGCGCCAAAATTTCTCAAAGCGAAGCCGGGCTGGAGCAGACAAGCCTTTGCATCATAAGCGAGGCCAAGACACACGCCTTCACCGTCGAAATTGCAAGCACACCGCCGCAACAGGCAAAAGGATTGATGTTCCGTACCGAATTGGCGGACGATCGCGGGATGGTCTTTCCCTTTGGCGAAAAACGCATGGCGAGTTTCTGGATGAAAAACACTGTAATCCCGCTCGACATCATTTTCATCCGAGAAGATGGACGGATCGAAAATATTGCGGCCAACACCATCCCATACTCCACCATCCCGGTCGAATCGACTGGACCGGTCACTGCGGTCCTTGAGCTGCGCGGCGGGCTCTCGGCTGAACGCGGGATAAAGCCGGGTGACAAGGTCAGCTGGACGTCTGAATAA
- a CDS encoding GIN domain-containing protein: protein MPLSSKRVALTLGSLIIVTPTATQAAEKTFLIGSFDELLVEGDIRVVLDNSKAPSAKAKGDRDLIEAVKIDRNGLTVRVRIQDYEGNARRKPANEPLVITLGGRGVTKVSVNGSAALSINQMRNAGGTTTIKLSGPGSISVGKIESDRLAVNLAGTGSVTIDGGSVRAGQFSIDGTGSLTAPLLSMQQAKLSQSGNATSHLQAQQQVDISNSGSGLIKVDGKATCFIRQPGSAKIQCGKTAQP, encoded by the coding sequence ATGCCGCTTTCGTCAAAACGTGTCGCGTTGACCCTAGGCTCGCTGATTATTGTCACTCCAACCGCCACTCAAGCAGCCGAAAAGACTTTTCTGATTGGCAGCTTTGACGAGTTGCTGGTCGAAGGCGATATCAGGGTGGTTCTCGACAACAGCAAGGCGCCCTCGGCCAAAGCAAAGGGCGACCGAGATTTGATTGAAGCGGTCAAAATCGATCGTAACGGCCTGACCGTTCGAGTGCGCATTCAGGATTATGAAGGCAATGCCCGCCGCAAGCCTGCCAACGAACCTTTGGTCATTACGCTCGGCGGACGCGGTGTGACAAAGGTCTCGGTCAACGGCAGTGCGGCATTGTCGATAAACCAGATGCGCAACGCCGGCGGGACAACCACAATCAAACTCTCTGGCCCTGGATCAATCTCTGTCGGCAAAATCGAATCCGATCGCTTGGCCGTCAATCTCGCGGGAACAGGCAGTGTGACTATTGATGGAGGCAGCGTTCGCGCTGGCCAGTTCAGCATCGATGGCACCGGCAGCCTGACCGCGCCGCTGCTTTCAATGCAACAAGCAAAGCTGTCGCAATCCGGCAATGCGACGTCACATTTGCAGGCTCAGCAGCAGGTGGATATCAGCAACAGCGGTTCTGGGCTTATCAAAGTTGATGGCAAAGCGACCTGCTTCATTCGGCAGCCAGGATCCGCTAAAATTCAATGTGGAAAGACAGCCCAGCCATGA
- a CDS encoding CarD family transcriptional regulator — protein MASTAVLFDVGDYVVYPKHGVGRVIELQNQEIAGMQLELYVLRFEKEKMTLRVPVNKAESVGMRKLSSDKTLKEAMETLKGKPRVKRTMWSRRAQEYEAKINSGDLVSIAEVTRDLFRPEDQPEQSYSERQIFEAASSRLARELAAMEKTDEPAALKKILDVLKESAPQWYEKAE, from the coding sequence ATGGCGTCTACCGCAGTTTTGTTCGATGTTGGCGACTATGTCGTCTATCCCAAGCATGGCGTAGGCCGTGTGATCGAACTGCAGAACCAGGAAATCGCTGGTATGCAACTTGAACTCTATGTCTTGCGTTTCGAAAAAGAAAAAATGACGTTGCGCGTGCCAGTCAACAAGGCCGAAAGCGTTGGCATGCGCAAATTGTCTTCCGACAAGACTTTGAAGGAAGCAATGGAAACGCTGAAAGGTAAGCCCCGCGTGAAGCGCACTATGTGGTCGCGCCGTGCGCAGGAATATGAAGCGAAGATCAATTCGGGCGATCTGGTTTCAATTGCCGAGGTGACCCGCGATCTTTTCCGTCCCGAAGACCAACCCGAGCAAAGCTATTCGGAACGGCAGATTTTCGAAGCGGCTTCCAGCCGACTTGCACGCGAACTGGCTGCCATGGAAAAGACCGACGAACCTGCAGCGCTCAAGAAAATCCTTGATGTGCTGAAAGAGTCGGCACCGCAATGGTATGAAAAGGCTGAATAA
- a CDS encoding winged helix-turn-helix transcriptional regulator, with protein MGKLREPLSEIASCGLPAALESIGERWSFMILRAAFNGVCHFEEFLSEIGIARNILANRLTRLTEAGILHRTPCPDDRRRVEYRLTTKGLDFLPTMIALRQWGERWATGVPSNPVLCDERDHLPILPVSIHGHDGRVLSHLDLCWIEAADVATSAVPHDAEDRGTVRKLGSA; from the coding sequence ATGGGCAAGTTGAGAGAGCCATTAAGCGAAATTGCAAGCTGCGGGTTGCCAGCCGCACTTGAATCCATCGGCGAGCGCTGGTCATTCATGATATTGCGGGCAGCGTTTAACGGCGTGTGCCATTTTGAGGAATTCTTGTCCGAAATCGGAATAGCCCGAAATATTCTTGCCAATCGCCTTACCCGGTTGACCGAGGCAGGTATTCTGCATCGCACCCCTTGCCCGGATGACCGGCGCCGGGTGGAATATCGACTGACTACAAAAGGTCTGGATTTCCTGCCGACCATGATTGCTTTGCGTCAATGGGGTGAGCGTTGGGCGACGGGCGTCCCTTCCAATCCGGTTTTGTGCGACGAACGTGACCATTTGCCGATTCTGCCAGTTTCCATTCACGGTCACGATGGACGGGTGTTGAGCCATCTTGATCTGTGCTGGATCGAAGCTGCAGATGTTGCAACAAGTGCAGTGCCACATGACGCAGAAGATCGCGGAACGGTTAGAAAATTGGGCTCCGCATAA
- a CDS encoding CC_3452 family protein yields the protein MTLSSTSARMGALAGAIATSAVLLFAAPQAHAASSRYYSVELSQPVEAKKAVVRGVVFQCEGTTCRAPLTSSAPRNVCASVAKEFGEVTSFSAGDRVLEAGDIATCNQKKKVILAKD from the coding sequence ATGACCCTCTCCTCCACTTCTGCCCGTATGGGCGCGCTTGCTGGTGCCATTGCCACCAGCGCTGTTCTCCTCTTTGCCGCACCGCAGGCCCACGCAGCTTCGAGCCGTTATTATTCGGTCGAACTGTCGCAGCCGGTTGAAGCCAAAAAGGCTGTCGTTCGCGGTGTTGTGTTCCAGTGCGAAGGCACCACCTGCCGCGCGCCGCTGACAAGCTCGGCTCCGCGCAATGTGTGCGCTAGCGTTGCCAAGGAATTTGGCGAAGTCACCAGCTTCAGCGCAGGTGACCGCGTTCTGGAAGCCGGCGATATCGCAACTTGCAACCAGAAAAAGAAGGTTATCCTCGCAAAGGATTGA
- a CDS encoding RelA/SpoT family protein translates to MMRQYELVERVRAYDPDVDEDRLNRAYVFTVQMHGTQKRASGDPYFSHPVEVAGLMTELKMDEDTIITALLHDTVEDTLTTIEDIENKFGPEVARLVDGVTKLSKIEAQTEDERAAENLRKFLLAISDDIRVLLVKLADRLHNMRTLHFIRSPDKRRRIARETMDIYAPLAERIGMYEFMHEMQLLAFEQLEPDAYKTITTRLAQIRENGDKLIEEISQSIASTMERAGIKAKVSGREKHPYSIWKKMQERHVAFEQLSDINAFRVIVDDSESCYRALGALHRRWQMVPGRFKDFISTPKRNGYRSIHTTVMFAQNMRVEVQIRSQEMHRAAEYGLAAHWAYKQDDAPDGQAGWLRDLIEILETSHDPEELLENTRMAMYQDRIFAFTPKGALHQLPKGSTPVDFAYAVHTDLGDRAVGAKVNGRHVPLRTLLNNGDMVEILTSKAHQPEPSWLNYVATGKARAAIRRHVRLREREELMQIGRQLFEDICSRLPGKIGAKAIKAALVRLQIENEDELMLAMGSGKLADRKVMEALVPGFGGDAAEIEWPSQERAISIRGLTPGVAFQLGECCHPVPGDRIVGLRHPGQPVEVHTIHCERLVGGEDADWVDLSWGQGSDGGSARLRVIIHNRPGMLAEMAGIFGFHKANIINLRMTSRDASFHTFEVDLEVHDLQHLMRILSALRASEAVAQADRLFG, encoded by the coding sequence ATGATGCGGCAATATGAATTGGTTGAACGGGTTCGCGCCTATGACCCGGACGTCGATGAAGATCGGCTCAACCGTGCATATGTGTTCACCGTCCAGATGCACGGCACGCAAAAGCGCGCTAGCGGTGATCCCTATTTCAGTCACCCGGTTGAAGTCGCTGGCCTGATGACCGAGCTGAAGATGGACGAAGACACCATCATCACCGCTCTGCTGCACGATACGGTCGAAGATACGCTGACTACAATCGAAGACATTGAAAACAAATTTGGCCCTGAAGTTGCCCGTCTCGTCGATGGTGTGACCAAATTGTCGAAGATTGAGGCGCAGACCGAGGATGAGCGCGCCGCCGAAAATCTGCGCAAATTTCTGCTTGCCATATCCGATGACATCCGGGTTCTTTTGGTCAAGCTGGCGGACCGTCTGCATAATATGCGTACGCTGCATTTCATCCGCAGCCCCGACAAGCGTCGTCGTATCGCCAGGGAAACAATGGATATCTATGCCCCGCTGGCGGAGCGGATCGGCATGTATGAATTCATGCACGAAATGCAGTTGCTCGCATTCGAGCAGCTGGAGCCTGATGCGTACAAGACAATAACTACCCGGCTCGCGCAAATCCGGGAAAATGGCGATAAACTGATCGAGGAAATCAGCCAGTCAATTGCCAGCACAATGGAACGTGCCGGTATCAAGGCCAAGGTTTCAGGCCGCGAAAAGCATCCTTATTCAATCTGGAAAAAGATGCAGGAACGGCATGTCGCGTTCGAGCAACTCAGTGATATCAATGCCTTTCGGGTCATCGTCGACGACTCTGAAAGCTGTTATCGGGCTCTTGGCGCGCTTCACCGCCGGTGGCAGATGGTCCCGGGACGTTTCAAAGACTTCATTTCGACCCCCAAGCGCAACGGATATCGTTCGATCCATACTACGGTGATGTTTGCGCAGAATATGCGGGTAGAGGTGCAGATCCGCAGTCAGGAGATGCACCGCGCGGCGGAATATGGTCTCGCGGCACATTGGGCGTATAAACAGGATGACGCGCCCGACGGGCAGGCAGGGTGGCTCCGCGACTTGATCGAAATCCTCGAAACCAGTCATGATCCCGAAGAGCTGCTCGAAAACACCCGCATGGCGATGTATCAGGACCGGATATTCGCGTTTACGCCGAAGGGAGCGTTGCATCAGCTTCCCAAAGGCTCGACGCCAGTTGATTTTGCCTATGCTGTGCACACCGATCTGGGCGATCGTGCGGTCGGGGCGAAGGTCAACGGGCGGCATGTGCCGTTACGGACGCTGCTCAACAATGGCGACATGGTCGAAATTCTAACAAGCAAGGCACATCAACCGGAACCGAGCTGGCTGAACTATGTCGCCACCGGAAAGGCTCGCGCAGCGATACGCCGTCACGTACGTTTGCGAGAGCGCGAAGAATTGATGCAGATTGGTCGGCAGCTATTCGAAGATATTTGTTCGCGCTTGCCCGGAAAAATTGGGGCAAAAGCGATCAAGGCTGCGCTCGTGCGTCTGCAAATCGAGAATGAAGACGAACTGATGCTCGCAATGGGCAGCGGTAAGTTGGCCGACCGCAAAGTTATGGAAGCGCTCGTTCCCGGATTTGGAGGCGACGCTGCGGAAATCGAATGGCCCTCGCAGGAACGTGCGATATCAATCCGTGGGCTGACCCCCGGTGTTGCGTTCCAGCTTGGCGAATGTTGCCATCCCGTGCCGGGGGACCGGATTGTCGGATTGCGTCATCCGGGGCAACCGGTAGAAGTACACACCATCCACTGCGAACGGTTGGTTGGCGGCGAGGATGCCGATTGGGTGGACCTCAGTTGGGGACAGGGCAGCGATGGCGGCTCGGCGCGTTTGCGCGTCATCATCCACAACCGCCCCGGAATGCTGGCCGAAATGGCAGGGATATTTGGCTTCCACAAAGCCAATATCATCAACTTGCGGATGACGTCGCGCGACGCCAGCTTCCACACCTTTGAGGTTGACCTTGAGGTGCATGATTTGCAGCATTTGATGCGAATCTTGTCCGCGCTCCGTGCGTCAGAGGCGGTGGCGCAGGCCGACCGCCTCTTTGGCTGA
- a CDS encoding alpha/beta hydrolase, producing the protein MIRLFITLPLLLLLGACGAAVEYGGIRHSELASHPDCNPVQTTPATTDGKDYFIVTSRLPDCRAGAIKLTNHRSDKVRFGRFAPPVKLKPAKGKARTIVPTAFQPEQEWWSGLRDAANLRQGRVLLYVHGYRETVDSSSKDTAQIAALTNFDGPVIQYSWPSQGRLLSYAVDETNMYWDERNFRHFLQKLATQDWVKEIVIVSHSLGARLVIPAVEYVDSNSSNADSSNISNIILAAPDVDRQDFERDIIEEVLSARRVNNDRRITVYASIKDKALALSRSLHGYPRLGSPYCFDPFEAADLKAKGLPERCYAAKGRYTEEPSKSGFTIVDTSDVSRGQSGHSDFLRSAAACKDFVATINGQRDNVPGRSATHLPYVFRLMSAGKKSEQEDTSACKWVSLP; encoded by the coding sequence ATGATACGCCTTTTCATCACGCTGCCGCTGCTTTTATTGCTGGGAGCGTGCGGAGCGGCGGTCGAATATGGCGGTATCCGGCATAGCGAACTTGCCTCGCACCCGGACTGCAATCCGGTGCAGACCACGCCAGCAACGACAGACGGTAAAGACTATTTCATCGTCACTAGCCGCCTCCCCGATTGCCGGGCTGGCGCAATCAAGCTGACAAACCACAGGTCGGACAAGGTAAGGTTTGGCCGATTTGCGCCTCCGGTGAAGCTTAAGCCAGCAAAGGGCAAAGCGCGCACTATCGTGCCTACCGCATTCCAACCGGAGCAAGAATGGTGGTCCGGATTGCGCGACGCAGCCAATCTTCGTCAGGGACGCGTGCTCCTATACGTCCATGGATATCGTGAAACGGTCGATTCAAGCAGCAAAGACACCGCACAAATTGCGGCGCTGACCAATTTCGATGGTCCAGTCATTCAATATAGCTGGCCATCGCAGGGGCGTCTTCTCAGCTATGCTGTCGATGAAACCAATATGTATTGGGACGAACGCAACTTCCGCCATTTCCTTCAGAAACTGGCAACCCAGGATTGGGTGAAAGAAATTGTAATCGTGTCGCACTCGCTTGGCGCAAGGCTTGTCATACCTGCAGTTGAATATGTCGACAGCAACTCGTCAAATGCAGATTCGAGCAATATTTCAAACATCATCCTTGCTGCGCCGGATGTCGACCGACAGGATTTTGAACGCGATATCATTGAAGAGGTTCTCTCTGCGCGTAGGGTGAACAACGACCGCAGAATTACCGTCTATGCGTCGATCAAGGATAAAGCGCTGGCGCTGTCGCGTTCGTTGCATGGATATCCGCGGCTTGGCTCGCCCTATTGCTTCGATCCCTTTGAAGCTGCGGACTTGAAAGCAAAAGGCCTGCCGGAACGCTGCTATGCCGCCAAAGGCCGGTATACGGAGGAGCCGTCCAAAAGTGGCTTTACGATCGTCGACACCAGCGATGTCAGTCGGGGGCAAAGCGGCCATAGCGATTTTCTGCGCAGCGCAGCGGCATGTAAGGATTTCGTCGCAACTATAAATGGCCAGCGCGATAACGTTCCAGGACGCAGTGCAACGCACCTTCCCTATGTCTTCCGCCTGATGTCCGCTGGAAAGAAATCCGAACAGGAGGATACCAGCGCTTGCAAGTGGGTGTCGCTACCCTAA
- the cobS gene encoding cobaltochelatase subunit CobS has translation MTDIPNIQPDSRATTILEAPDTKVNVREMFGIDVDMDCPAFSEADERVPDLDPAYVFDPDTTLAILAGFAFNRRVMVQGYHGTGKSTHIEQVAARLKWPCIRINLDAHISRIDLIGRDAIVLRDGVQVTEFREGLLPWALQTPTALVFDEYDAGRPDVMFVIQRVLETEGKLTLLDQNRVIRPNPWFRLFATANTVGLGDTSGLYHGTQQINQGQMDRWNIVVGLNYLPAQVESEIVLAKAGGDAAQIANMVKVADLTRQGFINGDISTVMSPRTVITWAQNAAIFKDVGFAFRLSFLNKCDDAERALVAEYYQRVFGKDLPESVASKT, from the coding sequence ATGACCGACATACCGAACATTCAGCCCGACAGCAGGGCAACCACAATACTTGAGGCACCCGACACCAAGGTGAATGTGCGCGAGATGTTTGGCATTGATGTCGACATGGACTGCCCTGCCTTCAGCGAGGCCGACGAGCGCGTGCCCGATCTTGATCCAGCCTATGTGTTCGACCCCGATACCACTCTCGCGATTCTTGCAGGTTTCGCGTTCAACCGCCGCGTAATGGTGCAGGGCTATCACGGAACTGGCAAATCGACCCATATCGAGCAGGTCGCGGCGCGCCTTAAATGGCCATGCATCCGCATCAATCTGGACGCACATATTAGCCGTATCGACCTTATCGGGCGCGACGCTATCGTGCTGCGCGACGGGGTGCAGGTGACCGAGTTCCGTGAAGGCCTGTTGCCATGGGCGCTACAGACGCCGACCGCTCTCGTTTTTGACGAATATGACGCTGGCCGACCGGACGTGATGTTCGTGATCCAGCGCGTGCTCGAAACCGAGGGCAAACTGACGCTGCTCGACCAGAACCGCGTCATTCGTCCCAATCCCTGGTTCCGCCTGTTCGCCACCGCCAACACGGTCGGACTTGGCGATACCAGCGGGCTGTATCACGGCACGCAGCAGATCAACCAGGGCCAGATGGACCGGTGGAACATCGTCGTTGGACTTAACTATCTGCCTGCACAGGTCGAGAGCGAAATCGTTCTCGCAAAGGCAGGGGGAGATGCCGCGCAGATTGCCAATATGGTCAAGGTCGCCGATCTGACTCGCCAGGGATTTATCAACGGCGATATCTCGACCGTGATGAGCCCGCGTACGGTGATCACTTGGGCGCAGAATGCAGCGATCTTCAAGGATGTCGGCTTTGCCTTCCGCTTGTCGTTCCTCAACAAGTGCGACGATGCGGAACGGGCTCTGGTGGCCGAATATTACCAGCGGGTTTTCGGAAAAGACCTGCCGGAAAGCGTCGCCAGCAAGACATGA
- a CDS encoding DnaJ domain-containing protein, with protein MSAPRNPDRFHGRMRGSLRVCQHPRCQHPGEFRAPNPYGRPPGPNGPGDYLYFCLDHVREFNAGYDWFEGLTAEEIAAAQSPLNVWPSETRAFKANGGADSPPRWADFNDPLDAISTRFRKRMESVAPQPRSDGKFLSGEDRSALKTLGLGQDADRNAVRSAYSQLVRKYHPDKNGGDRTHEKALQDVIAAYTHLKTAPAFI; from the coding sequence ATGTCCGCACCACGCAACCCAGACAGATTCCATGGCCGTATGCGCGGGTCGCTGCGCGTGTGCCAGCATCCACGTTGCCAGCATCCGGGCGAATTTCGCGCACCTAACCCTTATGGCCGACCGCCAGGACCGAATGGCCCGGGCGACTATCTCTATTTCTGCCTCGATCATGTGCGGGAGTTCAATGCAGGCTATGACTGGTTCGAGGGGCTGACAGCTGAAGAGATCGCGGCGGCGCAAAGCCCGTTAAATGTCTGGCCCAGCGAAACGCGCGCGTTCAAGGCAAATGGCGGCGCTGATTCGCCGCCGCGCTGGGCCGACTTCAATGACCCGCTCGACGCCATTTCCACTCGCTTCAGAAAGCGGATGGAATCTGTTGCTCCGCAACCGCGAAGCGACGGTAAATTCTTGTCGGGCGAGGACCGCAGCGCCTTAAAGACGCTAGGGCTTGGCCAAGATGCGGACCGCAATGCGGTGCGCAGCGCCTATTCTCAGCTAGTGCGCAAATATCATCCCGATAAAAATGGTGGCGACCGGACCCACGAAAAGGCTTTGCAAGACGTGATTGCCGCTTATACGCACCTCAAAACCGCGCCAGCCTTCATCTGA
- a CDS encoding BolA family protein — protein sequence MTKGPIQTEMEALLMAAFAPTHLAVVNDSGKHRGHSGDDGSGESHFIVEIESAAFAGVNRVMRQRMVNKALGDLPGERVHALAIKARAPGE from the coding sequence ATGACAAAAGGGCCCATCCAAACAGAAATGGAGGCACTGCTAATGGCAGCCTTCGCTCCCACCCATCTCGCAGTCGTCAACGATAGCGGCAAACATCGCGGCCATAGCGGAGACGATGGCTCAGGAGAAAGTCACTTCATTGTCGAGATCGAAAGTGCGGCCTTTGCTGGAGTAAACCGTGTGATGCGCCAGCGAATGGTGAACAAGGCGCTGGGCGATTTGCCGGGCGAACGAGTGCATGCACTTGCGATCAAGGCTCGCGCCCCGGGAGAATGA